From Humisphaera borealis, the proteins below share one genomic window:
- a CDS encoding potassium channel family protein, with amino-acid sequence MGWKDDLNYGLAAFGIKIPETMPLDALAPKLASAPLRNSAALIAVSSAAFLAAERGHNPKVNDIYDAMIYCSTCLSVGYADIFPRTPIGKLIGTILMTAGPALAARALDGQAQDDTVGRADAIQQDILKTLQSILDRLPPAATSAAEVQTPQT; translated from the coding sequence ATGGGCTGGAAAGACGACCTCAATTACGGCCTGGCCGCCTTCGGGATCAAGATCCCCGAGACGATGCCGCTCGACGCGCTCGCTCCCAAACTCGCCAGCGCGCCGCTGCGAAACTCGGCCGCACTGATCGCGGTCAGCTCGGCGGCGTTCCTGGCCGCCGAGCGGGGGCACAATCCGAAGGTCAACGACATCTACGATGCGATGATCTATTGCTCGACGTGCCTGAGCGTCGGCTACGCCGACATTTTTCCGCGAACGCCGATCGGAAAGCTGATCGGCACCATTCTGATGACCGCCGGTCCGGCGCTGGCAGCGCGGGCACTCGACGGGCAGGCGCAGGACGACACGGTCGGCCGGGCCGATGCGATCCAGCAGGACATTTTGAAAACCCTGCAATCGATCCTCGATCGCCTGCCGCCCGCAGCAACGTCCGCGGCAGAAGTTCAGACTCCGCAAACGTGA
- a CDS encoding flotillin family protein, with protein sequence MPIVVLILIGAALTIGPWLTQGQFDFTVKVALSIAGFVLLLIGCVCLLITRLYRKASANMAFVRTGMGGVRVVRDGGTLVIPVIHQVIPVSLETMRLNVERRGPHALITKDNLRVDLSAEFYIKVQSDADNILQAARSLGGKNIQPEAVSELVQEKLVSALRTVAATKDLVELHSKRDEFASSVQEIVQHDLASNGLSLESVTISALDQTDTSALQERNVFDAQGLRKIAEITQKARIERNEIEREAERAVVEKNVATSKKVLDLQRDQAEFEAEQRMKVANVKAARDREVAEFKITQDEAIAKRDIEKLKAVETSEVERRLVVEQAEIAKRVAIIAKMKEQETADILKKQAVEVAERTKQVAVAEKERERATAIGQVLAAEAEAEREKQKIVTVTVTSEAEREAQKKLIAAQQSINESKIREQTNADVMAYMAVKEAEGQRTAAEMQYEAKLRVADADAQSAAKRAEGERALKMVDVTVQRELVNVEQARVDVERLSLSNKQEFEAAALNFELEKLRIQMEKEVRIAAAQAMANMFSKAQMQIFGDPSTMATMSQQFMRAASLGNAADGLMRTLPTGGQELLAKVVGSVASSLTPSSTDASAPPTTGNGHSTPVATAEAKSATDVTQDKKPKRT encoded by the coding sequence ATGCCCATCGTCGTCCTCATTCTCATCGGTGCAGCCCTGACCATCGGCCCCTGGCTGACGCAGGGACAGTTCGACTTCACGGTTAAAGTGGCGTTGTCCATCGCTGGCTTCGTACTGCTTCTGATCGGCTGCGTCTGCCTGCTGATCACCCGGCTGTACCGCAAGGCGTCGGCGAACATGGCCTTCGTTCGAACCGGCATGGGCGGCGTCCGCGTCGTGCGCGACGGCGGCACGCTGGTGATTCCGGTCATCCATCAGGTCATTCCGGTCTCGCTCGAAACGATGCGCCTCAACGTCGAACGACGCGGACCGCACGCCCTGATCACCAAGGACAATCTGCGCGTCGACCTGTCGGCCGAGTTCTACATCAAGGTGCAGTCCGACGCCGACAACATCCTGCAGGCGGCGCGGTCGCTGGGTGGCAAGAACATCCAACCGGAGGCCGTGAGCGAACTGGTCCAAGAGAAGCTCGTCAGCGCCTTGCGCACTGTCGCCGCTACAAAGGACCTCGTCGAACTGCACAGCAAGCGCGACGAATTCGCTTCCAGTGTGCAGGAGATCGTTCAGCACGATTTGGCGAGCAACGGCCTGTCCCTTGAATCGGTGACGATCTCGGCGTTGGACCAGACCGACACCTCGGCGCTTCAGGAGCGGAACGTCTTCGACGCCCAGGGCCTGCGCAAGATCGCCGAAATCACGCAGAAAGCCCGCATCGAACGGAACGAAATCGAACGGGAAGCCGAACGGGCCGTGGTCGAAAAGAACGTGGCGACCTCCAAGAAGGTGCTCGACCTGCAGCGCGACCAGGCGGAGTTTGAAGCCGAGCAGCGGATGAAGGTGGCCAACGTCAAGGCGGCCCGCGACCGCGAGGTGGCGGAGTTCAAGATCACCCAGGACGAGGCGATCGCCAAGCGCGACATCGAGAAGCTCAAGGCCGTCGAGACGAGCGAAGTCGAGCGACGACTGGTCGTCGAGCAGGCCGAGATCGCCAAGCGGGTGGCGATCATCGCCAAGATGAAGGAGCAGGAAACCGCCGACATTCTGAAGAAGCAGGCGGTCGAAGTCGCCGAGCGGACCAAGCAGGTGGCGGTGGCGGAAAAGGAGCGGGAACGTGCAACGGCGATCGGCCAGGTGCTTGCCGCCGAGGCCGAGGCCGAACGCGAAAAACAGAAGATCGTCACCGTCACGGTCACCAGCGAGGCCGAACGCGAGGCGCAGAAGAAGCTGATCGCCGCCCAGCAGTCGATCAACGAAAGCAAGATCCGCGAGCAGACCAACGCCGACGTGATGGCCTACATGGCGGTCAAGGAAGCCGAAGGTCAGCGGACGGCGGCCGAGATGCAGTACGAAGCCAAGCTGCGTGTCGCCGACGCCGACGCCCAGTCGGCCGCGAAGCGCGCCGAAGGTGAGCGGGCGCTGAAAATGGTCGACGTCACGGTGCAGCGGGAGCTGGTGAACGTCGAGCAGGCGCGGGTGGACGTCGAACGCCTCAGCCTGTCGAACAAGCAGGAGTTCGAAGCGGCCGCACTCAATTTCGAACTCGAAAAGCTCCGCATCCAGATGGAGAAGGAAGTCCGAATCGCCGCCGCCCAGGCGATGGCGAACATGTTCTCCAAGGCGCAGATGCAGATCTTCGGCGACCCGAGCACGATGGCGACCATGAGCCAGCAGTTCATGCGAGCCGCCAGCCTCGGCAATGCCGCCGACGGCCTGATGCGCACGCTGCCGACAGGCGGGCAGGAACTACTGGCCAAGGTGGTCGGGAGTGTCGCATCGAGCCTGACGCCGTCGAGTACCGACGCATCGGCACCTCCGACCACCGGCAACGGCCACAGCACGCCGGTCGCGACGGCCGAAGCCAAGTCGGCAACGGACGTCACGCAGGACAAGAAGCCGAAACGGACGTAA
- a CDS encoding OB-fold-containig protein, which produces MTSEWLLGWQNLVFIVPFAVALTYLLLYAVSGITFGDADADHDFSADTDVDAEADIDHDADLDADGTDTAVAPASAGHAGGTGDLFHGSPPTTDHGSIAPDPGALKTALIWIGVGRVPLSILLMVLCLTWGVSGFLFNQSFRDYFERPWQVTFVSLPAAVLLSLLVTRLVVRSIDRWLPLDETTARRRHDLLGLRGVALYDISDKFGMVTLRDDRGELHQVPCRVADGHGPIAKNQPVVLVAYNARENLYRVVAPEAVEAQKVFAS; this is translated from the coding sequence ATGACATCTGAATGGCTTCTGGGCTGGCAAAATCTCGTCTTCATCGTGCCGTTCGCTGTCGCCCTCACGTACCTCCTGCTGTATGCGGTCAGTGGTATCACGTTTGGTGATGCCGATGCCGATCACGACTTCTCCGCCGACACCGACGTCGACGCCGAGGCGGACATCGACCACGACGCCGACTTGGATGCCGACGGCACCGACACCGCCGTCGCCCCAGCATCCGCCGGCCATGCGGGCGGGACCGGCGACCTCTTCCACGGTTCGCCGCCGACGACCGACCATGGTTCGATTGCGCCCGATCCGGGCGCGCTCAAGACGGCGCTGATCTGGATTGGCGTCGGTCGGGTGCCGCTGAGCATCCTGCTCATGGTCCTTTGCCTGACGTGGGGCGTCAGCGGGTTTCTCTTCAACCAGAGCTTCCGCGACTATTTCGAACGCCCCTGGCAGGTGACTTTCGTTTCGCTGCCGGCGGCGGTGCTCCTGTCGCTGCTGGTCACCCGGCTGGTCGTCCGATCGATCGACCGCTGGTTACCGCTGGACGAAACCACCGCCCGTCGCCGACACGACCTGCTCGGGCTCCGCGGCGTGGCGCTGTACGACATCAGCGACAAATTCGGTATGGTGACCCTCCGTGACGACCGCGGGGAACTGCACCAGGTGCCCTGTCGCGTCGCCGACGGCCACGGACCGATCGCTAAGAATCAGCCGGTCGTACTGGTCGCCTACAACGCGAGGGAGAATCTCTACAGGGTGGTCGCCCCCGAGGCTGTGGAAGCCCAGAAAGTCTTCGCGTCCTGA
- a CDS encoding trypsin-like serine protease, with protein MTLIIEPLGLAYLDPQEYRLRYMRSSGVTISRSVAGASTVATGRTKFTRGFLRALALLVIALPTLPARAVYIRHDRSVGDYNAIGARPTFGASGYLADSRDGFEIGSATLVSPTKILTAAHVFDDDGDLAVDRPRAFKYLTFGTQTNIPSALSANVKSIKINPAYKGGKAAFDLAVITLSSPVNGVTPGRMSSRDAVGKRGAMVGYGFQGTGRGLSVPGAANKLGAFNEISILRDGTYQTDFDSPTGNTSTFGPSTPLTYEGTTASGDSGSALWADFGNNAWNIVGVLNGGFNKKGQDFQYGDVSIYASLANTRNISFLTKQGLSLGAGGSAAGSSVVGNVRSAEVGLRAIPEPGALLVAPLLLLAGFRRPQRTHQ; from the coding sequence ATGACGCTGATTATCGAACCCCTTGGTCTGGCCTATCTCGACCCCCAGGAGTACCGTCTCCGGTATATGCGCTCATCGGGCGTCACGATTAGCCGGTCGGTCGCGGGTGCTTCGACAGTCGCGACGGGTCGTACCAAGTTCACTCGCGGTTTCCTGCGAGCGCTCGCGCTCCTGGTAATCGCCCTGCCGACACTGCCTGCCCGCGCGGTTTACATCCGGCACGACCGTTCGGTCGGCGATTACAACGCCATCGGTGCACGGCCGACCTTCGGTGCATCCGGCTACCTCGCCGACAGCCGTGACGGCTTCGAAATCGGGTCGGCAACCCTCGTCTCCCCCACCAAGATCCTGACCGCTGCACACGTGTTCGACGACGACGGCGACCTTGCCGTCGATCGCCCGCGGGCGTTCAAGTATCTGACCTTCGGCACGCAAACCAACATTCCGTCGGCGCTGTCGGCAAATGTGAAGTCGATCAAGATCAACCCGGCGTACAAGGGTGGAAAGGCGGCGTTCGACCTGGCAGTCATCACGCTGTCATCCCCCGTCAATGGTGTCACGCCAGGCCGTATGTCGTCCAGGGATGCCGTCGGCAAGCGCGGCGCGATGGTCGGCTACGGCTTTCAGGGGACCGGGCGTGGCCTTAGCGTCCCGGGTGCCGCGAACAAGCTCGGCGCGTTCAACGAAATCTCCATCCTCCGTGACGGCACCTACCAAACCGATTTCGATAGCCCGACCGGCAATACCAGCACCTTCGGTCCGTCCACGCCCCTGACCTATGAGGGAACGACGGCCAGCGGCGACAGCGGTAGCGCCCTCTGGGCCGATTTCGGAAACAACGCCTGGAACATCGTCGGCGTGCTCAACGGCGGGTTCAACAAGAAGGGCCAGGATTTCCAGTACGGCGACGTCAGCATCTACGCTTCGTTGGCCAACACCCGCAACATCTCCTTCCTGACGAAACAGGGGTTAAGCCTCGGGGCGGGCGGCTCGGCCGCCGGATCGTCGGTCGTCGGCAACGTGCGCAGCGCAGAGGTCGGCCTTCGAGCGATCCCGGAACCGGGCGCTCTTCTAGTGGCTCCGCTTCTTCTCCTCGCGGGGTTCAGACGCCCCCAACGAACGCACCAATAA
- a CDS encoding peptidoglycan recognition protein family protein yields the protein MSAAVIAKPGVRGKTGRASVRPTSRKASPDQATPRRTKSAPRAQAPAAATSRRRKVIVFAGLVGVMTITGALLMAMQPTPLSPDMSKSLMSVETSAQVEALFDTQVPVNVNRWKYIYVHHSGAATGNASIVADASGSSATLPDHFVVGNGLGAGDGEVQVGQRWNAQQPAGKTVGLDRVDSDCISICVVGDLDRAPATPRQLEQLQRLVTALQDRLKVSRDRVWVVDAAGLPAGCGRYFPREAFRTGLLP from the coding sequence ATGAGTGCAGCAGTCATCGCAAAACCGGGCGTCCGAGGGAAGACCGGCCGCGCGTCGGTTCGACCGACCAGTCGCAAGGCGTCACCCGATCAGGCGACACCGCGTCGAACCAAGTCGGCGCCTCGCGCCCAAGCCCCGGCAGCAGCCACCAGCCGTCGGCGCAAGGTCATCGTTTTCGCCGGGCTTGTGGGGGTGATGACCATCACTGGCGCACTGCTGATGGCGATGCAGCCCACGCCGCTGAGCCCCGACATGTCCAAGAGCCTGATGTCAGTAGAGACTTCGGCCCAGGTCGAAGCGCTCTTCGACACGCAGGTTCCCGTGAACGTGAATCGCTGGAAGTACATCTACGTGCATCACAGTGGTGCGGCGACTGGCAATGCATCGATCGTCGCAGATGCTTCAGGATCGTCTGCGACACTGCCGGACCACTTTGTCGTAGGCAACGGCCTGGGCGCTGGTGACGGCGAAGTGCAGGTCGGCCAGCGGTGGAACGCTCAGCAGCCGGCGGGTAAGACCGTCGGGCTCGACCGGGTTGACAGCGATTGCATCAGCATCTGCGTGGTCGGTGATCTGGACCGGGCACCGGCAACCCCGCGACAACTCGAACAGCTTCAGCGGCTCGTCACCGCCCTCCAGGATCGACTGAAGGTGAGCCGGGACCGGGTATGGGTCGTTGATGCGGCCGGACTGCCGGCCGGCTGCGGCCGGTACTTTCCACGGGAAGCGTTTCGGACCGGTCTTTTGCCTTGA
- a CDS encoding serine/threonine-protein kinase, which yields MVQKLLQYDVLGRLGEGAKSTIYKVRDPGTGRILALKHVVRKDEKDIRFVEQMEAEFEVAKAFHHPHLRRCFEFKTNKTMIFKVTEAFLTMELVEGQPLDVSLPRDMIGIVEVFIQSAGALHAMHKAGYVHCDIKPINIMITTDGSVKVIDFGQSCKSGTVKERIQGTPDYIAPEQVARKPVTPQTDVFNLGATMYWAVTGRTIPTLYTVNKAGDNAILSDALFQTPQQLNPTIPDPFNRLIMECISTSPSKRPATMEMVIQRLELVKHILMKKAGKLQEQGAASVAPDLYEDEP from the coding sequence ATGGTTCAGAAACTCCTTCAGTACGATGTACTCGGCCGCCTCGGCGAAGGTGCCAAGAGCACCATCTACAAGGTCCGAGACCCCGGAACCGGGCGCATCCTCGCCCTGAAGCACGTGGTCCGTAAAGACGAAAAGGACATCCGCTTCGTCGAGCAGATGGAAGCCGAGTTCGAAGTAGCCAAGGCCTTCCACCACCCCCACCTGCGCCGGTGCTTCGAGTTCAAAACGAACAAGACGATGATCTTCAAGGTCACCGAGGCCTTCCTCACCATGGAGTTGGTGGAGGGGCAGCCTCTGGACGTGTCGCTGCCGCGCGACATGATCGGCATCGTCGAGGTCTTCATTCAGTCGGCCGGCGCGCTGCACGCGATGCACAAAGCCGGCTACGTCCACTGCGACATCAAACCGATCAACATCATGATCACCACCGACGGCTCGGTGAAAGTGATCGACTTCGGTCAGAGTTGTAAGAGTGGAACGGTTAAGGAGCGAATTCAGGGCACGCCCGACTACATCGCTCCCGAACAGGTCGCCCGCAAGCCGGTGACCCCCCAGACCGACGTCTTCAATCTCGGCGCGACCATGTACTGGGCAGTGACCGGGCGGACCATTCCGACGCTCTACACCGTCAACAAGGCCGGCGACAACGCGATCCTGTCCGACGCGCTGTTCCAGACCCCGCAGCAGCTGAATCCGACGATTCCCGATCCCTTTAACCGCCTGATCATGGAGTGCATTTCCACCAGCCCGAGCAAGCGGCCGGCAACAATGGAAATGGTGATTCAACGGCTGGAGCTGGTGAAGCACATCCTGATGAAGAAGGCAGGAAAGCTTCAGGAGCAGGGCGCGGCGTCGGTTGCCCCCGATCTTTACGAAGACGAACCCTAA
- a CDS encoding SRPBCC family protein has translation MYYELTDHFVVAASQEKTWSFFSRAENLPRITPPWLQFTNRTPEPIHIELDSTLDYTIRWAGIPIKWRTRIIDWTPPTQFIDLQIRGPYTLWHHQHTFKTTGEGIECTDRVIYKLPGPGVSRLVHALTVKRQLMDIFRYRRKVIGEDLGWVRAVQPDVMVRSIG, from the coding sequence ATGTATTACGAACTGACCGACCATTTCGTCGTCGCGGCGTCGCAGGAAAAGACCTGGTCGTTTTTCAGCCGGGCCGAGAACCTGCCCCGCATTACGCCCCCCTGGCTTCAATTTACCAACAGAACCCCCGAGCCGATCCACATCGAGCTGGATTCGACGCTCGATTACACCATTCGCTGGGCGGGAATCCCGATCAAATGGCGGACCCGGATCATCGACTGGACGCCGCCGACGCAGTTCATCGACCTGCAGATTCGGGGCCCCTACACGCTCTGGCACCATCAGCACACGTTCAAAACTACCGGCGAGGGGATCGAATGCACCGACCGCGTGATCTATAAGCTTCCCGGCCCGGGTGTTTCGCGTCTGGTTCACGCACTGACAGTGAAGCGACAATTGATGGACATCTTCCGGTATCGACGGAAGGTGATCGGGGAAGACCTGGGATGGGTAAGGGCAGTTCAGCCGGACGTGATGGTGCGGTCGATCGGGTGA
- a CDS encoding argininosuccinate synthase, protein MASNEAPKKIVLAYSGGLDTSVILPWLKERYPGVKLVAFAAELGQGSELKGVEEKAYKSGADEVVVMDLRKEFAEQYCWPMLRAHAIYEQDYLLGTSIARPLIAAKQVEVARQTGADAVGHGATGKGNDQVRFELTYMALAPDLKIIAPWKDTSFELRDRESAIEYADKHGIPIPVSKKKIYSQDRNLWHISHEGAEIEHPDAEPNWEACLTMTVPPEKAPDQSEIVEVGFERGNPVSVNGKAMAGHDLLAALNEIGGKHGVGVTVLAENRLVGMKSRGVYETPGGTILYEAHKALEQICVERDTAHFKQQLVLRYAELVYYGQWFHPLREAMQAFIDHTNATVTGTAKVKLFKGRAMQVGAKSPHTLYDPQLASFSMEGYDVTAARGFIDLFGLPMKVAQQAKRW, encoded by the coding sequence ATGGCATCGAACGAAGCCCCCAAGAAGATCGTGTTGGCCTACTCCGGCGGACTTGATACGTCCGTCATTCTTCCCTGGCTCAAGGAGCGGTACCCCGGCGTCAAGCTCGTGGCGTTCGCGGCCGAACTCGGGCAGGGGAGCGAGCTTAAAGGCGTCGAGGAGAAGGCTTATAAGAGCGGGGCGGACGAAGTCGTGGTGATGGACCTGCGGAAGGAGTTTGCCGAGCAGTACTGCTGGCCGATGCTCCGGGCCCATGCGATCTACGAGCAGGATTACCTGCTGGGCACCAGCATCGCCCGGCCGCTGATCGCCGCTAAGCAGGTGGAAGTCGCCCGGCAGACCGGCGCCGACGCCGTCGGCCACGGCGCGACCGGCAAGGGCAACGACCAGGTGCGTTTCGAACTGACGTACATGGCCCTGGCGCCCGACCTGAAGATCATCGCGCCGTGGAAGGACACCAGCTTCGAGCTGCGCGACCGCGAAAGCGCGATCGAGTATGCCGACAAGCATGGCATTCCGATCCCGGTCAGCAAGAAGAAGATCTACAGCCAGGACCGCAACCTCTGGCACATCAGCCATGAAGGCGCGGAGATCGAGCACCCCGACGCCGAGCCGAACTGGGAAGCCTGCCTGACGATGACGGTGCCGCCGGAAAAGGCACCGGACCAGTCGGAGATCGTCGAAGTCGGGTTCGAGCGCGGCAATCCGGTCAGCGTCAACGGCAAGGCGATGGCCGGACATGATCTTCTGGCGGCACTGAACGAGATCGGCGGCAAGCATGGCGTCGGTGTGACGGTGCTGGCGGAAAACCGCCTGGTCGGAATGAAGTCCCGCGGCGTGTACGAGACGCCCGGCGGCACCATCCTGTACGAGGCCCACAAGGCCCTAGAGCAGATCTGTGTCGAGCGTGATACGGCTCACTTCAAGCAGCAGCTCGTGCTGCGGTACGCCGAGTTGGTTTACTACGGCCAGTGGTTCCATCCGCTGCGCGAGGCGATGCAGGCGTTCATCGATCACACGAATGCGACTGTCACCGGCACGGCAAAGGTGAAGCTCTTCAAGGGCCGGGCCATGCAGGTCGGCGCCAAGAGCCCGCACACGCTGTACGACCCGCAGTTGGCCAGCTTCAGCATGGAAGGCTACGACGTCACCGCCGCCCGCGGTTTCATCGATCTGTTCGGTCTGCCAATGAAGGTCGCGCAGCAGGCGAAGCGTTGGTAA
- a CDS encoding MFS transporter produces MLRFRTRHQPYMVRLSYRREIRSALTYPLAAALAEGAFTGVVATKYFHASPILLAVITAAPMFGNIMALLWAELAKSRRMVPFVNTLQLGVVTAIAAVALTKPLPEAVGGWAFAGLIILARVLASGIITIRASIWRHNYPRQVRGQIIGRITMTATAVLALATFLGAWWLDRDPAAYVFLYPMAAALGLVGIWQFSGIRVRGEGKLLKAQRARQLISTPNADLAQTAESEVLNYSPEAKSATPDVRPLTPALSPEYRGEGAIASIRRFVGEARQILRDDRRFRVYQWWQFMNGAAFMMMVPPTVFLVSRDLTDPRKEYLLATIVLQIIPMVTSIIFTQLWSPLFDRVHITVFRVAQGFVSTTAQLVLLAGALTGQLWVIAAAQFVVGVSNAAGNLAWNLGHNDFAPPEKAGSYMAVHVMLTGLRGFIAPFIGVALFKLAFVGNWVFAVTAAMCFAALCGFYSMARNAPARMTEERVAEMTRATGR; encoded by the coding sequence TTGTTGCGGTTTCGCACGCGCCACCAGCCCTACATGGTTCGGCTGAGCTACCGTCGGGAGATTCGGTCGGCACTGACCTATCCCCTGGCGGCGGCGCTTGCCGAAGGCGCGTTCACCGGCGTGGTCGCGACCAAGTATTTTCACGCCTCCCCCATTCTGCTTGCCGTCATCACCGCCGCTCCGATGTTCGGCAACATCATGGCGCTGCTCTGGGCGGAATTGGCCAAGAGCCGTCGCATGGTCCCGTTCGTCAATACGCTGCAGTTGGGCGTGGTAACAGCGATCGCGGCGGTGGCATTGACCAAGCCACTGCCCGAAGCCGTGGGAGGATGGGCCTTTGCCGGACTGATCATCCTGGCCCGTGTACTGGCCAGCGGCATCATCACGATCCGGGCCAGCATCTGGCGACACAATTACCCGCGACAGGTGCGCGGCCAGATCATCGGCCGTATCACAATGACTGCGACGGCCGTCCTGGCGCTGGCGACCTTCCTGGGCGCGTGGTGGCTGGACCGCGATCCGGCGGCGTACGTCTTTCTGTACCCGATGGCGGCGGCACTCGGACTGGTGGGCATCTGGCAGTTCTCGGGGATTCGCGTTCGCGGCGAAGGCAAACTGCTCAAGGCGCAGCGGGCCAGGCAACTGATATCGACGCCGAATGCGGACCTGGCGCAGACGGCGGAATCAGAGGTTCTGAACTATTCACCGGAAGCGAAATCGGCGACGCCTGACGTTCGGCCCCTCACCCCAGCCCTCTCCCCTGAGTACAGGGGAGAGGGAGCAATTGCATCGATCCGGCGTTTTGTCGGCGAAGCCAGGCAGATCCTTCGAGACGACCGCCGCTTCAGGGTTTATCAGTGGTGGCAGTTCATGAACGGGGCCGCGTTCATGATGATGGTGCCGCCGACGGTGTTCCTCGTCAGCCGCGACCTGACCGACCCGCGCAAGGAATACCTGCTGGCGACAATCGTGCTGCAGATCATTCCGATGGTGACGAGCATCATCTTCACGCAGCTTTGGTCGCCGCTGTTCGATCGCGTGCACATCACGGTGTTCCGCGTCGCGCAGGGCTTTGTCTCGACGACGGCGCAACTCGTCCTTCTGGCCGGCGCGCTGACGGGCCAGTTGTGGGTCATCGCCGCGGCACAGTTCGTGGTCGGCGTATCCAATGCCGCGGGTAATCTGGCATGGAACCTCGGCCACAACGACTTCGCCCCGCCCGAGAAAGCCGGCAGCTACATGGCGGTTCACGTCATGCTGACCGGGTTGCGTGGGTTCATCGCGCCGTTCATTGGCGTGGCGCTGTTCAAGCTTGCGTTCGTGGGGAACTGGGTGTTCGCCGTGACGGCGGCGATGTGCTTCGCGGCGTTGTGCGGGTTCTATTCGATGGCCCGCAACGCCCCGGCCCGCATGACCGAAGAGCGCGTCGCCGAGATGACGCGGGCGACGGGGCGGTGA
- the folE gene encoding GTP cyclohydrolase I FolE, producing MAPAKVDIPRIEHAVREILIAVGEDPDREGLIKTPNRVARAYGELMAGLQDDPRRHLKTVFNERYDEVVLLRDIEFHSLCEHHLLPFTGRAHVAYLPDGKVVGLSKLARLVEGFARRPQVQERLTTQIADAIMEELSPIGSACVIEAVHTCMTIRGAKKHGSTMVTSALRGIFKENSASRSEILSLMYSKASSKV from the coding sequence ATGGCGCCGGCGAAGGTGGACATCCCACGCATCGAGCACGCCGTCCGCGAAATCCTGATCGCCGTCGGCGAGGACCCCGACCGCGAGGGCCTGATCAAGACGCCCAACCGCGTCGCCCGGGCCTACGGCGAACTGATGGCCGGGCTGCAGGATGACCCCCGACGCCATCTGAAGACCGTGTTCAACGAGCGGTACGATGAAGTCGTCCTGCTTCGCGACATCGAGTTCCACAGCCTTTGCGAGCACCATTTGCTTCCGTTCACCGGGCGGGCCCACGTTGCTTATCTTCCCGATGGCAAAGTCGTCGGCCTGAGCAAGCTGGCCCGGCTTGTCGAAGGGTTCGCACGCCGCCCGCAGGTCCAGGAACGACTGACGACACAGATCGCCGACGCGATCATGGAAGAACTCAGCCCGATCGGGTCGGCATGCGTCATTGAAGCCGTCCACACCTGCATGACCATTCGCGGGGCCAAGAAGCACGGCAGCACGATGGTGACCAGTGCGCTCCGCGGTATCTTCAAGGAAAACTCGGCCAGCCGATCGGAAATCCTGTCGCTGATGTACTCCAAGGCGTCGTCGAAGGTGTGA
- a CDS encoding class IV adenylate cyclase: MPRNIELKVPFVLTDSRRETLRRLGARSSAALVQTDTYFTCSSGRLKLREIIETLPNGAVTNTAELIAYQRADDIGFRGSDYTVSPVPNAASMKAVLASALGVRVVVRKRRELLLWENVRIHLDDVDGLGSFLEFEAVLNPSAEDPAADEAASQQRLVALCDALAIDPAATIAGSYSDMLG, from the coding sequence ATGCCCCGAAACATCGAACTCAAAGTGCCGTTTGTACTCACCGATTCGCGGCGGGAGACGCTTCGTCGCCTTGGGGCCAGGTCGTCCGCGGCCCTCGTTCAAACCGACACCTATTTCACATGCTCCAGCGGCCGGCTGAAACTGCGTGAGATCATCGAGACGCTGCCGAACGGAGCCGTGACAAACACTGCGGAATTGATCGCCTACCAGCGGGCCGACGACATCGGCTTTCGCGGGAGCGACTACACGGTATCACCGGTGCCGAACGCCGCTTCAATGAAGGCGGTGCTCGCCAGTGCGCTGGGCGTGCGGGTGGTGGTCAGAAAGCGGCGGGAGCTGCTGCTATGGGAGAATGTGCGGATTCACCTGGATGACGTGGACGGACTCGGGTCGTTCCTGGAGTTTGAAGCCGTCCTGAACCCCTCCGCCGAAGACCCCGCGGCCGACGAGGCGGCGAGCCAACAACGGCTTGTGGCTTTGTGCGACGCCTTGGCGATCGATCCCGCAGCGACGATCGCGGGCTCCTACTCGGACATGCTCGGCTGA